One part of the Pseudomonadota bacterium genome encodes these proteins:
- a CDS encoding succinate dehydrogenase/fumarate reductase iron-sulfur subunit: protein MDFTLKVWRQKGPSDKGRLVDFEAKDISSDASFLEMLDIVNERLIEKGEEAIAFDHDCREGICGMCGCVVNGYAHGHQKGTTLCQLHMREFDDGSRIYVEPFRAKAFPLIRDLVVDRNAFDAIITAGGYISIRTGSAPEANSTPVPKADSDRAMDAAACIGCGACVAACPNASAMLFTSGKIAQLGALPQGQAERLDRAKDMIAAMEKAGFGACSNHAECEGACPKELKLDFIATMNRDFLKASIKK from the coding sequence GGCCGCCTCGTGGACTTCGAGGCCAAGGACATCAGCTCGGACGCGTCGTTCCTCGAGATGCTCGACATCGTCAACGAGCGGCTGATCGAGAAGGGCGAGGAGGCGATCGCGTTCGATCACGACTGCCGCGAGGGGATCTGCGGCATGTGCGGCTGCGTCGTGAACGGCTACGCGCACGGCCACCAGAAGGGCACGACGCTGTGCCAGCTCCACATGCGGGAGTTCGACGACGGGTCGAGGATCTACGTCGAGCCGTTCCGCGCCAAGGCGTTCCCGCTGATCCGCGATCTCGTCGTGGATCGCAACGCGTTCGACGCGATCATCACGGCGGGCGGCTACATCTCCATCCGGACCGGCAGCGCGCCCGAGGCGAACTCGACCCCGGTGCCGAAGGCGGACTCGGATCGGGCGATGGACGCCGCGGCGTGCATCGGCTGCGGCGCGTGCGTGGCCGCGTGCCCGAACGCGTCGGCGATGCTGTTCACCTCCGGCAAGATCGCGCAGCTCGGCGCCCTGCCCCAGGGCCAGGCCGAGCGGCTCGACCGCGCGAAGGACATGATCGCCGCGATGGAGAAGGCGGGCTTCGGCGCGTGCTCGAACCACGCCGAGTGCGAGGGCGCCTGCCCCAAGGAGCTCAAGCTCGACTTCATCGCCACCATGAACCGCGACTTCCTCAAGGCGTCGATCAAGAAGTAG